From the genome of Halobellus litoreus, one region includes:
- a CDS encoding transcription factor S, giving the protein MEFCDECGSMMKTDGDVWVCGSCGYEKPRDAAKEAEMTSTAEREDSEVVDMSDVDDAEIGPTTTVICPECGHDRARYEMKQIRSADESETRFFTCVECGHKWREDDH; this is encoded by the coding sequence ATGGAGTTCTGCGACGAATGCGGCTCGATGATGAAGACCGACGGCGACGTCTGGGTCTGCGGGAGTTGCGGATACGAGAAACCCCGCGACGCGGCCAAGGAGGCCGAGATGACCTCGACGGCGGAGCGCGAGGACAGCGAGGTCGTGGATATGTCCGACGTCGACGACGCGGAGATCGGTCCCACGACGACGGTCATCTGCCCCGAGTGCGGACACGACCGCGCGCGCTACGAGATGAAACAGATCCGATCTGCCGACGAGTCCGAGACCCGATTCTTCACCTGCGTCGAGTGCGGCCACAAGTGGCGCGAGGACGACCACTGA
- a CDS encoding DUF5797 family protein → MTENRALSEEAKERLADVVRLQPTKNKELQERWGMDSGSEVHQYLESELKDYYYRDDNSLIRASDEAADLVDVEPGVEGGDEAGGGVPSVIRVPKLEARVFEVLAGPEERSESVVSVLNKVRDAFDEDPPVDDVRGALQSLRRKGAVEVIYRTVPTFRLAAPRAEIDVEVTDS, encoded by the coding sequence GTGACAGAGAATCGAGCCCTCTCGGAGGAGGCCAAAGAACGGCTCGCCGACGTCGTCCGCCTACAGCCGACGAAGAACAAGGAACTGCAGGAGCGGTGGGGGATGGACTCCGGAAGCGAGGTCCACCAGTACCTCGAAAGCGAACTCAAGGACTACTACTACCGCGACGACAACAGCCTCATCCGCGCGTCGGACGAGGCGGCCGACCTCGTCGACGTCGAGCCCGGCGTCGAGGGCGGCGACGAAGCGGGCGGCGGCGTCCCCTCGGTGATCCGGGTGCCGAAGCTCGAAGCGCGGGTGTTCGAGGTCCTCGCCGGCCCCGAAGAACGATCGGAGAGCGTCGTGAGCGTCCTCAACAAAGTCCGCGACGCGTTCGACGAGGACCCGCCGGTCGACGACGTCCGCGGGGCGCTGCAGAGCCTCCGCCGGAAGGGGGCCGTCGAAGTGATCTACCGGACGGTACCGACCTTCCGCCTCGCCGCCCCCCGGGCGGAAATCGACGTCGAAGTGACGGACTCGTGA
- a CDS encoding DUF5787 family protein, producing MYPGDAEFGFELLVCRWVETSWPPESTRRSAVLVSRQLGTRERRWDTVVVECDPEGLAARRRFGERELDSDLLHVVRNAPAEWSWYRDALPHPGYPWRYVRAAVHRAADREVVETRRRGNRIEIRRVAPYPDWVRRIVAVENKPDLDASAARALSGQLEHDVETALADEVWVATESTGSRIEPALLEDLPVDVGILTLSFDDDVGAAGEAEGAEPDPTGTVEWYPSEVTPADAGRDAERRRRRLELAERAYGRGWRSYHETMRPDCRHFELRRFGRALVPHCAAKRRSQTAAECAGSCPEFEPEPPAWRSRGWPIEGGPGKGIKRLLRRRRADVRERAIDTD from the coding sequence GTGTACCCCGGAGACGCCGAGTTCGGATTCGAGCTACTCGTCTGTCGCTGGGTGGAGACGTCGTGGCCGCCCGAGTCGACCCGCCGGAGCGCCGTCCTCGTCTCCCGACAGCTCGGCACCCGGGAGCGTCGCTGGGACACTGTCGTCGTCGAGTGCGACCCCGAGGGTCTCGCGGCCCGCCGGCGTTTCGGCGAGCGCGAACTGGATTCGGACCTCCTGCACGTCGTCCGCAACGCCCCCGCCGAGTGGTCGTGGTACCGGGACGCGCTACCGCATCCGGGGTACCCGTGGCGCTACGTCCGCGCCGCCGTCCACCGCGCGGCCGACCGCGAGGTCGTCGAGACGCGGCGGCGGGGCAACCGGATCGAGATCAGACGCGTCGCGCCGTATCCCGACTGGGTCCGGCGGATCGTCGCGGTCGAGAACAAGCCCGACCTCGACGCGTCGGCGGCGCGGGCGCTCTCCGGACAGTTGGAGCACGACGTCGAGACCGCCCTCGCCGACGAGGTGTGGGTGGCGACCGAGTCCACCGGGAGCCGCATCGAACCGGCGCTCCTCGAGGATCTGCCCGTCGACGTGGGCATCCTGACGCTCTCGTTCGACGACGACGTCGGTGCGGCCGGCGAGGCAGAGGGGGCCGAACCCGATCCCACCGGCACGGTCGAGTGGTATCCCAGCGAGGTGACGCCCGCCGACGCCGGACGCGACGCGGAGCGGCGGCGGCGACGCCTCGAACTCGCCGAGCGCGCCTACGGCCGGGGCTGGCGCTCCTACCACGAGACGATGCGGCCCGACTGCCGCCACTTCGAGCTCCGGCGATTCGGTCGCGCGCTCGTCCCGCACTGCGCCGCGAAGCGCCGGTCGCAGACCGCGGCCGAGTGCGCGGGGTCGTGTCCGGAGTTCGAACCCGAACCGCCCGCCTGGCGGAGCCGCGGGTGGCCCATCGAGGGCGGGCCCGGAAAGGGGATCAAGCGGTTGCTCCGCCGGCGACGCGCGGACGTTCGGGAGCGAGCGATCGACACCGACTGA
- a CDS encoding bis(5'-nucleosyl)-tetraphosphatase gives MTVEAVSAGAILFRDTRGEREYLLLKSRPGDWEFPKGGVEGEEELQQTAIREVKEEAGIEDFRLIDGFREEYDYVFEANGKTIHKTVHLFIARSFEASAELSNEHRDLQWRDYEQALNTITQDGPREIFERAHEYLDQLAAENGEAEDGKYLA, from the coding sequence ATGACAGTGGAAGCGGTAAGCGCTGGAGCGATCCTCTTCCGCGACACCCGCGGCGAACGGGAGTATTTGCTCCTGAAGAGCCGACCGGGGGACTGGGAGTTCCCCAAAGGCGGGGTCGAGGGCGAAGAGGAGCTCCAGCAGACGGCGATTCGTGAAGTGAAAGAGGAGGCGGGGATCGAGGATTTCCGCCTCATCGACGGGTTCCGCGAGGAGTACGACTACGTCTTCGAGGCCAACGGCAAGACGATCCACAAGACCGTTCACCTGTTCATCGCGCGCTCCTTCGAGGCGAGCGCCGAGCTCTCGAACGAACACCGCGACCTCCAGTGGCGCGACTACGAGCAGGCGCTCAACACGATCACGCAGGACGGTCCCCGCGAGATATTCGAGCGGGCCCACGAGTACCTGGATCAACTGGCCGCGGAGAACGGCGAGGCCGAGGACGGGAAGTACCTCGCGTAG
- a CDS encoding uS10/mL48 family ribosomal protein → MTFVTKLRFQSGNRHELESEVSDLKSMLERKGAECKGPHADPPERITVPQYKSLQPGDAFSAWDYTVYSRHLEIHGNDHIAREVGHMDFPESLHVEIEVEQQKPAGHLRK, encoded by the coding sequence ATGACCTTCGTCACGAAACTCCGCTTCCAGTCGGGGAACCGACACGAACTGGAATCGGAAGTCTCAGACCTCAAATCGATGCTCGAACGCAAGGGCGCGGAGTGCAAGGGGCCGCACGCCGACCCGCCCGAGCGAATCACCGTCCCGCAGTACAAGTCGCTGCAGCCCGGCGACGCGTTCTCGGCGTGGGACTACACCGTCTACTCGCGACACCTGGAGATCCACGGCAACGACCACATCGCCCGCGAGGTCGGCCACATGGACTTCCCGGAGAGCCTCCACGTCGAAATCGAGGTCGAACAGCAGAAGCCCGCCGGTCACCTGCGGAAGTAG
- a CDS encoding DUF7513 family protein: protein MSRLDKFLAGLRFRSSTPSFEVGDEVPAFVTGRTDDGLLVRVGDTVLELPGADPSLLDAKVRIEVESFDESTFRGTARVVDVLENEG, encoded by the coding sequence ATGAGCCGCCTGGACAAGTTCCTGGCGGGGCTCCGCTTCCGCTCGTCGACGCCGTCCTTCGAGGTCGGCGACGAAGTGCCGGCGTTCGTCACCGGACGCACCGACGACGGCCTGCTCGTCCGCGTCGGCGACACGGTCCTGGAACTGCCCGGCGCGGACCCGTCGCTCCTCGACGCGAAGGTCAGAATCGAGGTGGAATCGTTCGACGAGTCGACGTTCCGCGGCACCGCGCGCGTCGTCGACGTGCTGGAAAACGAGGGCTGA
- a CDS encoding Na+/H+ antiporter NhaC family protein, whose product MSSTTDESTTLQFYGGRAASAIPIAFFIVWAIVQSGLLGIGDTSGLIVGILVGLIGGMFFVRGSWKTYADILFDGMTQRVAATAIVAWLWAGMFAETIQVGGFVDGLVWAAEAVRVGAALFPAITFILAALLATGIGTGYGTAIAFTALVFPAGVAVGANPILLFGAILSGAVFGDNLAPVSDTTIVSAVTQDADIGGVVASRFKYAIVAAVFAFASYLVAGQAMQGTPVDAAATGGAGTALGLVHLASIGVVIVTAVRGRHIVEAISWGIVLSVVLNLALGLSEASAILAFEGSRESALVQSMDAIPVLGSLIVPVDPGSATVSGSLYTGAVGFFPLIVLVLLIVAAAQLMQRGGGFDAIQEFLLERVATTVRRAETTMVLGTAIVNAMITINTAAEIAIAPYIKTLGRRFNINGYRRANILDANTAALGYIFPWGGGLLAGYSAMQRLPDQYEWFTQAMVVNPASVFPFVFHGWFLVAVFLLAAWTGYGREYVSDRASEEVSRV is encoded by the coding sequence ATGAGTTCTACCACCGACGAATCGACGACGCTCCAGTTCTATGGGGGGCGTGCCGCCAGTGCGATCCCCATCGCCTTCTTCATCGTCTGGGCGATCGTCCAGAGCGGACTGCTCGGTATCGGCGATACCAGCGGCCTCATCGTGGGGATCCTGGTCGGATTGATCGGCGGAATGTTCTTCGTCCGTGGCTCCTGGAAGACCTACGCCGACATCCTCTTCGACGGGATGACACAGCGGGTCGCCGCGACCGCGATCGTCGCCTGGCTGTGGGCCGGGATGTTCGCCGAGACCATCCAGGTCGGCGGCTTCGTCGACGGCCTCGTCTGGGCCGCAGAGGCCGTCCGCGTGGGCGCGGCGCTGTTCCCCGCGATCACGTTCATCCTCGCGGCGCTCCTGGCGACGGGAATCGGAACCGGCTACGGGACGGCGATCGCGTTCACCGCCCTGGTGTTCCCCGCGGGCGTCGCCGTCGGCGCGAACCCGATCCTGCTGTTCGGCGCGATCCTCTCGGGGGCGGTCTTCGGTGACAACCTCGCGCCCGTGAGCGACACGACGATCGTCTCCGCGGTGACGCAGGACGCCGACATCGGCGGCGTCGTCGCCTCGCGGTTCAAGTACGCGATCGTCGCGGCCGTGTTCGCGTTCGCGTCGTACCTGGTCGCCGGCCAGGCGATGCAGGGCACGCCGGTCGACGCGGCCGCCACCGGCGGCGCTGGCACCGCGCTCGGCCTCGTCCACCTCGCCTCGATCGGCGTCGTGATCGTGACCGCGGTCCGGGGCCGGCACATCGTCGAGGCGATCTCCTGGGGGATCGTCCTCTCGGTCGTGCTCAACCTCGCGCTCGGCCTCTCGGAGGCCTCGGCGATCCTCGCGTTCGAGGGGTCCCGCGAGTCCGCCCTCGTCCAGTCGATGGACGCGATCCCGGTACTCGGCTCGCTGATCGTCCCCGTCGACCCCGGCAGCGCGACGGTCTCGGGGAGCCTCTACACCGGCGCAGTGGGCTTCTTCCCGCTGATCGTCCTCGTGCTCCTGATCGTCGCGGCCGCGCAGTTGATGCAGCGCGGCGGCGGCTTCGACGCCATCCAGGAGTTCCTGCTCGAACGCGTCGCGACCACGGTCCGGCGCGCCGAGACGACGATGGTCCTCGGGACGGCGATCGTCAACGCGATGATCACGATCAACACCGCCGCCGAGATCGCCATCGCGCCGTACATCAAGACGCTCGGCCGTCGCTTCAACATCAACGGCTACCGCCGGGCGAACATCCTCGACGCCAACACGGCGGCGCTCGGGTACATCTTCCCGTGGGGCGGCGGCCTGCTCGCCGGCTACTCGGCGATGCAGCGGCTCCCGGACCAGTACGAGTGGTTCACCCAGGCGATGGTGGTCAACCCCGCCTCGGTCTTCCCGTTCGTCTTCCACGGGTGGTTCCTCGTGGCCGTCTTCCTGCTGGCGGCGTGGACCGGGTACGGCCGCGAGTACGTCTCCGACCGCGCGAGCGAGGAGGTGAGCCGCGTATGA
- a CDS encoding amidohydrolase, which produces MSVTDLVELRRDLHRHPEPAWREFYTTARIVEELEERDLDALYVGREALAETDRVGVPEDDELDEWMARARAAGAREDVLERLEGGYTGAVAVAERGEGPTVALRVDIDGLPIDESGVDDHHPAAEGFRSEHEGYMHACGHDAHAAIGIGVLDAVLDSDFAGTLKVFFQPGEERIVGGEPMANSGHLDDVDYLLAVHVGLDHPTGEVVAGIDGFLAVSQFEAEFVGTPSHAGARPEAGDNAMQAVATAIENLYGIPRHGDGATRVNVGVVEGGTTTNIVAERVAIEGEVRGDSTELMEYMDEKARRVLRSAAEMHGCEVEIATAGSAPSTHSDHELAGVVASVAREVDGITSVLESDHLGGSEDATYLMRRVQERGGYAAYVGVGTDHPGGHHTSTFDVDEASIAHGVDVLSRAVVELGSRRP; this is translated from the coding sequence ATGTCTGTGACCGACCTCGTCGAACTCCGACGCGACCTGCATCGCCATCCCGAACCGGCCTGGCGCGAGTTCTACACCACCGCGCGGATCGTCGAGGAACTGGAGGAACGCGACCTCGACGCGCTCTATGTTGGACGGGAGGCGCTCGCCGAGACGGACCGCGTGGGCGTCCCCGAGGACGACGAACTCGACGAGTGGATGGCGCGCGCCCGCGCTGCCGGTGCCCGGGAGGACGTCCTGGAGCGGCTCGAGGGGGGATACACCGGCGCGGTCGCGGTCGCCGAACGGGGCGAGGGCCCAACGGTCGCCCTGCGGGTCGACATCGACGGGCTGCCGATCGACGAGTCTGGAGTGGACGACCACCACCCCGCGGCCGAGGGGTTCCGCTCGGAGCACGAGGGGTACATGCACGCCTGCGGCCACGACGCCCACGCGGCGATCGGGATCGGCGTCCTCGACGCCGTCCTCGACAGCGACTTCGCCGGGACGCTGAAGGTGTTCTTCCAACCGGGCGAGGAGCGCATCGTCGGCGGGGAGCCGATGGCGAACTCGGGGCACCTCGACGACGTCGACTACCTGCTGGCGGTCCACGTCGGCCTCGATCACCCGACCGGCGAAGTCGTCGCCGGAATCGACGGCTTCCTGGCGGTCTCGCAGTTCGAGGCCGAGTTCGTCGGGACGCCCTCGCACGCAGGGGCGCGACCCGAGGCGGGGGACAACGCGATGCAGGCGGTCGCGACGGCCATCGAGAACCTCTACGGGATCCCGCGCCACGGCGACGGGGCGACGCGGGTCAACGTCGGCGTCGTCGAGGGCGGGACCACGACGAACATCGTGGCCGAGCGCGTCGCGATCGAGGGCGAGGTCCGGGGCGATTCCACCGAGTTGATGGAGTATATGGACGAGAAGGCCCGCCGCGTTCTCCGCTCCGCGGCCGAGATGCACGGCTGCGAGGTCGAGATCGCGACGGCGGGGAGTGCCCCGTCGACCCACAGCGACCACGAACTCGCGGGCGTCGTCGCGTCGGTGGCTCGCGAGGTCGACGGGATCACGTCCGTCCTCGAATCGGACCACCTCGGCGGCAGCGAGGACGCGACGTACCTGATGCGGCGCGTCCAGGAGCGCGGCGGGTACGCGGCGTACGTGGGCGTCGGCACGGATCACCCCGGCGGCCACCACACGAGCACGTTCGACGTCGACGAGGCGAGCATCGCTCACGGCGTCGACGTGCTCTCGCGAGCGGTCGTCGAACTCGGCTCGCGGCGACCCTGA
- a CDS encoding DUF7527 domain-containing protein, whose amino-acid sequence MNSRTIDVVTDWETVSAPDGYEGLHGLADREFSGAVSAGMTWAFFLNGRVVGVFEGDIEDFEDAELTAYRAADPSLPLLFSMQERGGETQASYYTNETPLSEADQTLSNGGFTGYIELSENVLSGDYYVVYHGGKSMSAAFVGSSERLLTGDEAFETAADEVGIYEVIDVGVELVDIPEPPAAAVEEAEDETSAVADPEDAGEAGTDGSEEAAAEPEGDTAAEPETEAEATAEADRSDGVTTVDDAETGPEANADTAGEADDESAATDADSAGEASAEPAAADAGAEAEAGSTGGAAAESDAGSSSTEPDSERDRRPSRADDAERLTERDPAATPAGPQHDARDPESTTAAETGESAITEGPTEATGSETVQSSDGPAVFSDEERWREAKTIPSLDPSESSGNGTTGEADSDESDRRSARERVAQMQRDRSARKAARERKASKSNPSPAKARERASSPATGEAVERLKKRLSRARDRVESLENERNDLAEERDELQRERAERDQRIEELEAEREQQRERIEELEAEVERLEAELDATSPGEDVTQETSMSPDQALSGTNLFVRYDRKGEATLEHAHDGEATREDVSGNLRLEHHTTFETEGLVVDGRPYVAFLHDSTEYSFAHWLVTDLLYEIGQTGNRSGLSGVFDAIPDIDRIELYGTVGVETDEGVERRDFDVIFRDKMGDPLFVADINASRNATTEAMVDSLVSNTGTIASEDESLAAGFYVTESFYEPGALETVAEETGGGLLSRSSKLSYVKLSRKRGYHLCLAEARNGEFHLNVPDL is encoded by the coding sequence ATGAACAGTCGAACTATCGACGTGGTGACCGACTGGGAGACGGTCTCCGCACCGGACGGATACGAGGGGCTCCACGGACTCGCCGACAGGGAGTTCAGCGGGGCCGTCTCCGCCGGGATGACGTGGGCGTTCTTTCTCAACGGCCGCGTCGTCGGCGTCTTCGAGGGGGACATCGAGGACTTCGAGGACGCCGAACTGACCGCCTACCGCGCGGCAGATCCGAGCCTTCCGCTCTTGTTTTCGATGCAGGAACGCGGCGGGGAGACACAGGCGAGTTACTACACGAACGAGACGCCGCTCTCGGAGGCGGACCAGACGCTCTCGAACGGCGGCTTCACGGGCTATATCGAGCTTTCTGAGAACGTCCTCTCCGGGGATTACTACGTCGTCTACCACGGCGGGAAGTCGATGAGTGCCGCCTTCGTCGGGAGCTCCGAACGGCTGCTCACGGGCGATGAGGCGTTCGAGACGGCCGCCGACGAGGTGGGGATCTACGAGGTCATCGACGTCGGCGTCGAACTCGTCGACATCCCGGAACCGCCGGCGGCCGCGGTCGAGGAGGCCGAGGACGAAACGTCGGCCGTGGCGGACCCCGAAGACGCGGGCGAGGCGGGGACCGACGGATCGGAGGAGGCCGCCGCAGAACCCGAGGGGGACACGGCCGCAGAACCCGAGACCGAGGCGGAGGCGACGGCCGAAGCCGATCGCAGCGACGGCGTCACCACCGTCGACGACGCAGAGACTGGACCGGAGGCGAACGCCGATACCGCCGGGGAAGCGGATGACGAATCGGCGGCGACGGACGCGGATTCCGCGGGGGAGGCGAGTGCCGAACCCGCGGCGGCAGACGCCGGTGCGGAGGCGGAGGCCGGATCCACAGGCGGGGCGGCCGCCGAGAGCGACGCTGGGTCGTCGTCGACTGAGCCGGACTCGGAACGCGATAGGCGGCCGTCGCGCGCGGACGACGCGGAGCGGCTGACCGAGCGGGATCCGGCGGCGACGCCGGCGGGACCCCAGCACGATGCGCGGGACCCAGAGTCGACGACGGCGGCCGAGACTGGGGAGTCCGCGATCACCGAGGGGCCGACGGAAGCGACCGGGTCGGAGACGGTGCAATCGAGCGACGGACCCGCCGTGTTCTCCGACGAGGAGCGCTGGCGCGAGGCGAAGACGATTCCGTCGCTCGACCCGAGCGAGTCCAGCGGGAACGGAACGACCGGCGAGGCCGACAGCGACGAATCGGACCGGCGGTCCGCACGCGAGCGGGTCGCACAGATGCAGCGGGACCGGAGCGCGCGGAAGGCGGCGCGCGAGCGGAAGGCGTCGAAGTCGAACCCCTCCCCGGCGAAAGCCAGAGAGCGAGCGTCCTCACCGGCGACGGGCGAGGCGGTCGAACGGCTTAAAAAGCGGCTCTCGCGGGCGCGAGACAGGGTCGAATCGCTCGAAAATGAACGGAACGACCTGGCGGAGGAGCGCGACGAACTCCAGCGCGAACGCGCGGAGCGGGACCAGCGCATCGAGGAACTCGAAGCCGAACGCGAACAGCAGCGCGAGCGTATCGAGGAACTCGAAGCGGAGGTCGAACGTCTCGAAGCCGAACTCGACGCGACGTCGCCCGGGGAGGACGTCACCCAAGAGACCTCGATGTCGCCCGATCAGGCGCTCTCGGGGACGAACCTGTTCGTCCGGTACGATCGAAAGGGCGAGGCCACGCTGGAGCACGCACACGACGGCGAGGCCACGCGCGAGGACGTCAGCGGTAACCTCCGGCTCGAACACCACACCACTTTCGAGACGGAGGGGCTGGTCGTCGACGGACGCCCGTACGTGGCATTCCTACACGACAGCACCGAGTACTCGTTCGCCCACTGGCTCGTGACTGATCTCCTCTACGAGATCGGTCAGACCGGAAACCGGTCCGGTCTGTCGGGCGTGTTCGACGCGATACCCGACATCGATCGCATCGAACTGTACGGCACGGTGGGCGTCGAGACCGACGAGGGCGTCGAACGGCGCGACTTCGACGTCATCTTCCGCGACAAGATGGGCGATCCGCTGTTCGTCGCGGACATCAACGCCTCCCGGAACGCGACGACGGAGGCGATGGTCGACTCGCTCGTGTCGAACACCGGGACCATCGCGAGCGAGGACGAGTCGCTGGCGGCGGGTTTCTACGTCACCGAGTCCTTCTACGAACCCGGCGCGCTGGAGACGGTCGCCGAGGAGACCGGGGGCGGGCTCCTCTCGCGGTCGAGCAAACTGTCGTACGTGAAACTGTCGCGGAAGCGCGGCTACCACCTCTGCCTGGCGGAGGCCCGGAACGGGGAGTTCCACCTGAACGTGCCGGATCTGTAG
- a CDS encoding adenylosuccinate synthase: MTVTIVGSQLGDEGKGALVDLWGGDADVVARYQGGDNAGHTVVEGGNEYKLSLVPSGAVRDKVGVLGNGCVVNPKTLFSEIDDLRDRGLDPDVRVARRAHVIMPYHRRLDGIEEEAKSDSDLDAGTTGRGIGPTYEDKAGRRGIRVGDLLDPAVLRDRLEYVVPQKRALAEDVFGVDPDEAFDVDAVFEEYREIGERLKEESMTVNAGEFLGSHLDDGDDVLFEGAQGTSIDIDHGIYPYVTSSNPTAGGAATGTGVGPTVVGRGEVVGIVKAYLSRVGTGPLPTELTGGDEDLADYIREKGGEFGTVTGRPRRIGWLDIPMLRHAARVNGFTGIAVNHIDVLAGLDEVKVGHSYDLDGEELFTMPATTERWGRCEPNLREFEPWPEVDWTAVAEDGYDAIPENAQAYLDYVSAEVDAPIYAIGVGPDRAETIELANPFDE, from the coding sequence ATGACCGTCACGATCGTCGGCTCCCAGCTCGGCGACGAGGGCAAGGGTGCGCTCGTCGACCTGTGGGGAGGCGACGCCGACGTCGTCGCCCGGTATCAGGGCGGCGACAACGCAGGCCACACCGTCGTCGAGGGCGGCAACGAGTACAAGCTTTCGCTGGTGCCGAGCGGCGCCGTCCGCGACAAGGTCGGCGTGCTCGGAAACGGCTGCGTCGTCAATCCGAAGACGCTGTTCTCGGAGATCGACGACCTCCGCGACCGCGGCCTCGACCCCGACGTCCGCGTGGCCCGACGCGCACACGTGATTATGCCGTATCACCGCCGACTCGACGGCATCGAGGAGGAGGCCAAATCCGACTCCGACCTCGACGCCGGAACTACCGGGCGGGGAATCGGGCCGACCTACGAGGACAAGGCCGGTCGCCGCGGCATCCGGGTCGGCGACCTGCTCGACCCGGCCGTGCTCCGCGACCGCCTCGAATACGTCGTTCCCCAGAAGCGCGCGCTGGCCGAGGACGTCTTCGGCGTCGATCCCGACGAGGCCTTCGACGTCGACGCCGTCTTCGAGGAGTACCGCGAGATCGGCGAGCGTTTGAAGGAAGAGTCGATGACCGTCAACGCCGGGGAGTTCCTCGGCTCGCATCTGGACGACGGCGACGACGTCCTGTTCGAGGGCGCCCAGGGCACCTCGATCGACATCGACCACGGCATCTACCCGTACGTCACCTCCTCGAACCCGACCGCCGGCGGCGCGGCCACCGGCACGGGCGTCGGGCCGACCGTCGTCGGCCGCGGCGAGGTCGTCGGCATCGTCAAGGCGTACCTCTCGCGCGTCGGCACCGGGCCGCTCCCGACGGAACTGACCGGCGGCGACGAGGACCTCGCGGACTACATCCGCGAGAAGGGCGGCGAGTTCGGCACCGTCACCGGCCGACCCCGCAGGATCGGCTGGCTCGACATCCCGATGCTCAGACACGCCGCTCGCGTGAACGGGTTCACCGGCATCGCCGTGAACCACATCGACGTGCTCGCCGGTCTCGACGAGGTGAAGGTGGGCCACTCCTACGACCTCGACGGCGAGGAACTGTTCACGATGCCCGCGACGACCGAACGCTGGGGTCGCTGCGAACCGAACCTCCGCGAGTTCGAACCGTGGCCGGAGGTCGACTGGACGGCCGTCGCCGAGGATGGCTACGACGCGATTCCGGAGAACGCTCAAGCGTATCTCGACTACGTCTCCGCGGAGGTCGATGCGCCGATCTACGCCATCGGCGTCGGCCCAGACCGTGCGGAGACGATCGAATTAGCGAACCCCTTCGACGAGTAA
- a CDS encoding methytransferase partner Trm112, protein MKESLMDILCDPLDKSDLELEVDERDGEEIIEGRLIGTVTGEVYPIEDGIPNLLPPDMRDEE, encoded by the coding sequence ATGAAAGAGTCTCTGATGGACATCCTCTGTGATCCCCTCGACAAGAGCGACCTCGAACTCGAAGTCGACGAGCGCGACGGCGAGGAGATCATCGAGGGCCGACTCATCGGAACCGTCACGGGCGAAGTGTACCCCATCGAGGACGGCATTCCGAACCTGCTGCCGCCGGATATGCGCGACGAGGAGTAG